In Gordonia sp. SL306, the genomic window GTGCGCTTCCGCGTTTCGGCCACCCGCACTCCAATTGTCACGGACTCGCCGATCTCGACGTCGCTGGGCGTAGACACACTCAGCATGGCCTGGATCTCCGCAGGCGTCGCCCACCGACCCTGGGCATGCCAACCCTGCAGTTGCTCGATCGTAGACAGCATCGTGTTGAAATCGACGTTGTACGGCCGGTGCAGCAACCGTCGCGTGCGTCCGCTTCTCAGCGTCGCAGAGCGCAGCTCGATCGCGGGGACTCCGTTGCTCATCATGAGGAAGCCGACCGTCGTCGATTCGAAGTCGAACCGCCTCCCATCACCGAACTCGATGCCAGCACCGTCAATGACCAGCGGGCCACGCTCGCGGTAACTCACTGTGAGGAGCACCGGGACAAGCGCCGCGCTCATCAGTGCTGGAAACAGCATTCGCCCAGCATCCGAGTATCCGAGAAGGAAGGCGCCGATCATCCCGCCGGCCATGACCCCGCACAACAGCGAGAGCGTGACCCCGGGGTTCGCATAGAAGGGTTGCCGGTACACCGCGACGTGATCGCATCGCATCATCAGTTTCGTGCGCAACGGGGCCCGCGCTGCAACTGGTATGAGCGCCACGCACACGAATGTCAATGCAACCGCTGGAAACGACATCGCCAGTGACCCAACGCACCCCACGACCCCGATCCCGATCAGAACGAACAACCCATCCCGCGACGGTCGGTATTCGTATGCGGTGCGCTTCGTCCAGCGCAGTGTGAGAGCGCTGCTTTCATGCTCTGGTTCCATGGGCAGTCAGTGCCTTTGGAAGTGCGAGAGGATACGTAGGCCTCGGGCAGAGCCGTTGGTACGGCTTCGTGTCGCGGCGACGACATACGCAACGACCACGAAGATGGTCACGCGCATTTCAATCCCCCAGCCGAAGGCACCCGTACCCGCACCCCCGAAATCGATTGACCTCGCCCGTTTGATTGCGTCATCCAGATTGTGCATCGCGTCGGCCAGCGAGGACAACGCACCCTCGCCACCATCCGGATACGCTTGCGGCACATCGCTCCACGTGCCCGGCACCCCGTCGAGGATCGCGCCGACGTCAGCCGCCGTCGCGTGACGATCGTCTGTGGCATCGAGGTCGACGTTTCGGGAAACCGAGAGCGAAAAGCGGTCATCCCAGTATCGGTACTCCGCCTCGTTGCCGATCCCGATTATCGCCGCCACCATGACTGTTTGCAGCGCAACGATTCCCAGCGGAATGCTCCACCGCTCGAGGAGCAGTATGCCGCCCGCCGTCGACCTGCTAGACACTGCCAAAGCGTCGCAGTTGGGCGAGCAGGTTCGCACGCACGTCGTCGACGATCTGGGTACGCCGCTCATCGGTGAGCCAGCCGCCCCGGCCATCGATCTCAGCTTCGAAAGCCTCGTCTACGCGCCTGCGGAACTCGGCATTGCGCGCGTTCTCATCTGTCGCCCACCGACGCAGATCGGCGAGATCATCACCGGTGCGACCCGGATCAGCGTCGGGTTCTGGCTCCGGCGAGGTGAATTCGACGCTCGGGAACTCGATGTTGCGCGCTCGGATTGTTACGGTGGCGAGGTGATCCAAGGCGCCCTGAAGCTTGTGAAGTGCTTCGTCAAAACCGGCCGGGTCCGTCATGGAGAAATCACCAGCCCAGTGCCTTGAGGACCTTTTCGGTCTGGGGGATGGCAGACTCGCAGAGTTTCGATGCATCTGCTTGGCCATCAAGTCTCACCCGCAGTACGAAGCCCTTCGGTGTGTCGGGCGTTTTTACCAGCGCCCGACACGTCGAAGCGTCATCTTTTGTCTGCTGGTACACGGTCCCGTCCCCGACAGGGAATTGCCGGACCACAGCGCTGTCCAGAATTATGCTCACGTCAAAGGGCTTGAAGACATCCATTTCCAACGACCCGTATCCGTCACTGACCGGCCATTCGCATCCAGGTAGACCGCGGTCGTCCTTGGGTTCCGGCTGCTTGGTTACGTCACCGTCGGTAAGTGGTGCGATGTCTTGCGGGGTCAGGGCCGCGCAGATGGCTTCAGCGGTCAATGCGGTCGGGCTTTGCACAGGAGCTCCGCGGGAAGCGGCCGTCTCACTCTGTCCTGTTGCCTGCTGGGCAGTATCGTCAGCAGAATCCTCCCCACATGCAGATAGCAGCAGCGCCACGGACAAGGCAGGGATCGTCAGCAAGAGTCTGGATCTGTATTTCACGGTTCGTCCTCCCAAATTTCTGGACCCGAGCCCGGGTTGTAGGCGGCGGTTGGCCTGTCGCTCAAGCGCTCCAGGTCCAACGCGGTGTCCACATCGATGACCAGCTGGCGTGTGGATTGTGCCTTCTCAAGGAAGTCGGTGAACGGCTTGAGTTCTTCCTTAACCTTGTCCTCGGCACGTCCGTGCGCAAATCCAATTGGATCATTGCAGAATTCGATGAATGTACTCACGGCATCGATGGAGGACTTCAACTCCCTGATCAGGTCCTCAACTGCAAATGACACTTCCAGGAGCAGATGAGAGACCTCGGCAATCGCTGCCGCGGTTCCGGCACCAGGGACCACCTTCGCAGCTAGCTTCAATGCACCGGTGAAGCTGTCCACCTTGACGATTCGTGACAGACCCTTCTGGACGAGCTCGATGATCGCCTTTGCGGCCGACTCGAGCTGATCGGCCGACAGGGACAGCCCTTGCTCGACGAGACGACCGACTGAACCTTCCCAGTTCAGCCCCTTCACCATCTCGGTGGAGTATGCGCTGTAGGCCACTGCAGCCTGGCCATTCCAGTGCTCGTCGATCTCGCCGTGCCCAGACGTCAGGTCCCCGGCAACGGTGTCGAACGCACCGCCCGATTTGCCGTACGTCTTGCCGATGCGCTTGAGTTCCATCCAATTGCCGGCGACCGGTTCGAGCGCCTCCCGGATCGGACTCCAACCCGACAGGTCCTCGATGAACGAATCGGCATCGGCCAGCCAACCTGCCGATTCCTCGATCAGAGCGTTCCAGTCCACGTTCTCGTTCGGCGGAGGAACGACGTCGATCTCGCGCGGCGCTGCCAGCAGTCGCGCATGGGGAACATCGTCGACCACGGGTATTCGAATAACCGGATCATCGGCTGTTCCGAGCATTACCTCGGCAGGTGGGATGAACGGATTGGTGTTGTATTCCTGCGTGCGAGTGTGCGCGATTCCCAGAGCGGCTTCGTGATCGGTGCTGGTGTAGTTCCAGGCGGCCTGCTTGAGGTTCACACTGGTCCCCTGCATCGCGGGACCGAGGGTGCTCTGCCGGCGGACAGTCGCCCTACACAAGGTGTCGATCGGGTCCTTGAGGTTGTCCATCAACCCTTTGAACTCGCCTGTGGAGCCCGAATGGCTGTTGACGAGGTTGACCGTCCTGAGGACGTTCGCGTTCAGCGCCAGGACGTGATTTCCCAGGCCACTGATCCAGTCCGGCTCAGCCTTGAGCACTTCCCCCACTCGACGACCCCCCGATCGCTGTCCCCACCTGCATTTAGATCGGTTCGACCGTAGCAAGCGGGTCGACCGACTCGACCAACCGGCGTCGGTCGCTTGGATGACTCCGTGCCATGCACCGACCGCCAGGTTTCAGCAACCCTTCAGCTCCGATCCCGCACACTCGAATGGACCACCGAGAGCAACCCAGGGAGCCCGGATGAACCGGCACCATCACGCCCGCATCCTGGCGACCGCCATCTTGACGTCCCTCGCCGCGCTGACCCTGGTCAACGCCCCGGCGGCATCAGCGGCCGAGGCCGGTCCACCGCCCACCGTCGTGAACCCCGACGAACCAACGACGGCACTCCCACCCGGCGCCATCGTCACGACCTTCGCCGGCAACCAGCTGAAGTACTGTGCGCTCATCTGCCCCCACATCATCGACTTCGTGGTGGACGTACCTGTCGCCATCGTTCGCTCTCCGGGAGTCTTCGTAGCAGCCCAGGCACAGACCGGATCTACCGACCGCGCAACGGGTATCGCCGCAGCATCCGTCACGCGACCGGCAAACTCGGCAATGACCGGCATCATCGACAACGATCTGAATTTGGTGCTGCCCCGGGCCCAGAACGCGCTCGAGGTGGCCGTCGTCGAGGGGCTCACCCTCGCCGACACCGTCCGGTCAGGCGCCCCGCCTGCGGCCGTCGGTAAAGCCATTGACACCGGACGGACGAAGATCGTGGATGCGCTCAACGCGCCGATCGTCGCGAACCCACCACAGATCGCCACGCCCACCACACCCGCGCAGGCCGCGACACTCGATGCCATCGACGTCGGTTCGGCCGTCCTGTTCCAGGCTCCCGAGCTCCTGATGGTCGGCGCCACCGAAGCCGCAGACATCGCCGCACAGCACCTGGCGACCACCGGCGACACCGACGGTGCACGCGCGGCGGGTGTCGCACATTTCAACGAGACCCTCACCCACGCGAACGATGTGATTCGCCAGGAAACTACCAATCATCTTGTCCCGGCGACACTCTCAAGTAGGCCCTGAGCCTTCAGAATGGCGGCCGGCCTCTGCATGCAGAGCCCGTCCCGTTGAGGGGATCGAGTATTGCGGACGATCGACGCAGGCATCGTCACCGCGCGTCGCAAGGCCAGCCAGGCGACGCTAGTAGTCTGCTTTCAGTGACCGCGACGCTTTGTGCGAACTTTTTGGATACATCAAGCAAATCGAGACCACTATGTCATAGTATTAGCGTAAGCGTGGTGTGAAACTCAATCAGGAGATGGCGTGGAGACTGCCCGGCAGATACTCAGGTGGAGCATTCCCGGTTTTGTCTTCATGCTGAACATACTTGCGTTTCAATCTATCTGGCGGCTCCTCAACAATCCGAAGAACGGTCTGTCCGAGTTTTTGGACAGTGCTACTACTCATACCCTTATTGCCGCATTCGCCGCCTCACTACCAATCGGATTCATCTTGTACCAGATGTATTACTTCCGCTACAAGAGCTCTGCCAGCATCCTGGGGACTACGCTTTTCTATCGTCGAGACCGCGGCGCGCACGTCCTGGGCCAGTATCTTACTGCGTACAAAGGTAGTCCGGAATCGCTAGCCCGCTACTCGCGGACCGCGTCATCCGAAGAGCTCAGTCGTAGACTATCGAAAGCGCCGTTTATCTATCCACGCCGGATACCATTACTACACATCAAGCCCGGATCGCGTTTATGCGATCCGGAGCTCGAACATAAGGCGAAATTCTGCGCTGCTCGTTGCACGAATTGCCGCAGTGCTTACAATCGGACATTCATTGATAACTGGACGCTCCTACAAACAGTTCTCGGTAGCCTGGAATGTAAACCAGGACTTGCGCCTATCAAGAAAGAGTACACGAACGGCTCGGACCTTTATCACACGCTCGGTGCGAGTAGGTACGCTGTCGGCGCCGCTTCCATCGGTATATTCACATTCAATGCGTGCATCTTGTTGGGCCCAGCCGGTTCTCCCGGACTAGCCGAGAGCGCAAGTGCTCTCTTGATTCTCGGAGTCTTTACGTTCTGGCAGTACTATGTGATGTACAAGTGCAGACAAAATGTCGAGCGTGACTATGCCCGTCGACTTGCATCAATGTTCTCGATTGTCCTGACCGGCCCAGCGTTCGACAATCAGTCGATCCCAGCAGGTCCGCCGGCCCACGCATTCGATTATCCTGTCGAATCGAGCATCGAACCTCAAGCCGATCCATCCGCGAGCACATCGCCGTTCGCCGACGTCGATCCTGCCGCTACCAAAGCAACCACCGGGTAACGTCCACACGGTGACCGCCGAACCCCGCACCAGGACAATCCATGTCAACGGAATCGACATGTTCATCACCGAACAGGGCAGCGGCGTACCCGTCATCCTCTGCCACGGATTCCCCGGACTCGGCTATTCGTGGCGCCACCAGATCCCCGCCATCGCCGACGCCGGCTGGCATGCAGTGGCCCCCGACATGCGCGGCTACGGTCACAGCAGCCGGCCGACCGACGTGGCGGCCTACGACCGCACCACGACGGTGGCCGATATCGAGGGCCTGCTCGACGCGCTGGACGCCGACCGAGCGATCTTTGCCGGACACGATTTCGGCGCCCAGCTGACCTGGGATCTCGCCCGGTGGATTCCCGATCGCGTCGCCGGCCTCATCCAGCTCAGCGTCCCGCTGACTCCCCGCGTACCTGTCAGCCCCAGCACCATCTACACCGCCATGGCCCGCGACCACTTCCTGCACTTCCACTATTTCCAGCAGCCGGGGCTCGCCGAGCAGGAGCTCGACAACAACGCCGACGAGTTCCTGCGTCGGATCTTCTGGGCGCTCAGTGACGTCGATCGGTACCTCACCTGCTGGGAGCACCCGTCAGAGGGCAACGGCTACCTCGACGTCCTCCCGCCCGCACCCCCGCTCCCCTGGCCGTGGCTGAGCACCGACGAGTTCGACCACTACGTCGCCGAGTTCCGTCGTACCGGCTTCACCGGCGGACTCAACTGGTACCGCGCGGCCGATGCCGTCTGGGAGCAGAACACAGAGATCGGCGATGCCGAGATACACACTCCGACATTGTTTGTCGTCGGTGATCGCGATCCGGTCCTCGGGATGATGGGCCGCGACCCACTCGGGTCCATGAAGCAGCTCGTGCCGGGCCTGCGCCACGTCGAGACCGTCCCTGGCGCCGGCCATTTCGTGCAGATGCAGGAACCCGATCGTGTGAACGCCGCGATCCTGGAGTTCCTCAACGGCGTGTGACGGCGCTACCCGAGAGCCGACACCACACCCACGCAACCGATCACCACCGCGATCACCCACAGCAACACCGTCGACGCATGCTCGGCACACCGCGGATTCTCCTGATAGCGGCGAGCGCGCTGCCGCATGCCGACGCACAGCGCGCACACCAGAGCGCCACTGAGCGCAACGGCCACCACATGAGCCACCGTCTGACCGACCGCCAGCGCACGACAACACAGCAGGAGCACGCCGACTGCGGTAAGAGTTGTTCGGCGCCAGGCCAACAGCGTTCGCTCCGGCTGCAGTCCGGGATCGCGTTCGGTCGTCGTCACAAGATCACGACCACCACACAGACCAAGGCGATGGCGCACACCCCACCGACCGTTATCCGCACGATCGACGCCGGGGGCAACGGATCGCTGCGCCGCATCGCGGACTGCACCCGGCGCCACCGGTGAAACGCGCCCAGCGACAACAGGGTCGCCACCACCACACAGGTCACCGCCAGCACCGAATGGTCGATGTTCCCGGCGCCGCCACCGATCAGTTCGTCGGCGGCGACCCCGGCAGCCAGCAATGCCAGCGCCGTGCGAATCCAGGCAAGGAAGGTGCGTTCGTTGGCCAGGGTGAACCGGTAGTCGGGTTCGGCGTCCTGCACCCCCGACTCCTGCACCCCCGACCCCTGCGCCGCAGCCTCCGGGACCTGCGACGTCGACTGCCGGGTCACGGGGTGACGATGTTGAACGTGCGGGCGAACGTGTCGAGCAGCGCGAACAGCAGATACGCCGGTTCCTCGTCACCGGAGATCTGCGCCTGGCCGGCGGCCACCGCGTCGGCCAGCGCCACCGCACCCAACGCCAAACCGGTCAACGCGGCCTTGGGCAGGCAAAGCGTGGTGTCCGTGTGATCGTCGGGTTGCGCAGGCGTGCAGTTCAATACGCCGTGGACGAGCTCCACTCGCCGGGACTCGCCGGTGTCGGTGAGTTGCACCTGCATCGCGAAGCTCTGCCCACCCGCCTTGGGCCCGTTGAGCCGGATGGCCAGATAGTCGAACAGCATGTCGACGGTCATCGCGGCGATCACTTCACCCGCACCCAACGCCGCCTCGTCGCTGTGGGCACCTTCGCGCAGATCCTGCGCACCGGTCAGGTAGAAGTTGCGCCACGGCGCCGATTCACTCTGATAGCCGAGCTGTTCCAACGCATCGGCCTGCAACTCGCGCGCGGCCTGGTTGTTCGGCTCGGCGAACACCACATGATTGACCACCTCGGCCACCCACCGATAGTCGCCGTCGTCAAAGGACTTGCGCGCCTTGTTCAACACGGCATCGGCACCGCCCATGAACTCCACATAGCGTTGTCCGGCCTCAACGGGCGGATGCGGATGCAGGTGCGCCGGGTTGCCGTCGAAGAACCCGAGATACTTCTGGTAGACGGCCTTCACGTTGTGATTGAGCGACCCGTAATAGCCGCGCGCTATCCACGAGGTGGCCAGCCCCTCGGGCAGTTCCACCATCTCCGCGATCTCGATCATCGTGTAGCCGTGCGCGGCCAGGCGCAGCGTCTCGTCGTGGATGTAGCGGTAGAGGTCACGCTGCTCGGCCAGGAACTCGCACACCGACCGCGTTCCCCACACCGGCCACTGATGGCAGATGAACATCACATCGGTCACCGCGCCGTAGCGCCGCAACGCCTCATCGATGTAGCGACTCCACCCCACCGCGTCCCGAATCTGCGCGCCGCGCGGCGTGTACAGATTGTGCATGTGGTGAGATACGTTCTCGGCCATACACAATGCCCGCATATCAGGCAGGTAGAAGTGCATCTCGGCCGGCGCCTCGGAATCCGGGGTGTACTGGAACTCGAACCGCACACCGTCGAGCACCAGTTCCTGGCTGGTCCCCGAGATCACGTCGGTCGGTTCGAGCAGACTCATCTGCCCCTTCGACAGTGCGATCCCCAGGCCCGTCGAGATCACCCCGGCCGCGTCGACCGGCAGGTTCTGCCCGTACATGTACTGGGCGCGGCGCGTCATGGCGTTGCCCGCGTATACGTTCTCACTCACCGCGTGTTCCAGGAAGCCGAGCGGCGCGACGATCCGCACCGTGCCGCCGGCCACCTCGTCGTCGGACACGATGCCCTTGACCCCGCCGAAGTGATCGGCGTGGCTGTGGGTGTAGATGATCGCGCGGATCGGCTTGTCGCCCAGGTGTTCACGCACCAGATCCATCGCCGCCCGAGCACATTCGACCGAGGTGAGCGGATCGACGACGACGTAGCCGGTGTCACCCTCGATGACGGTCATGTTGGAGATGTCGAATCCGCGGACCTGGAAGATGCGATCGGCCACCTGGAACAGGCCGTGCGCGGTGTGCAGCTGCGACATCCGCCACAGGCTGGGGTTGACCGTCGCCGGCGCATCACCCTGCAGAAAGGTGAAGCGTTCCAGATCCCACACGACGCGACCGGTGTCGTCGGTGATCACCATCGGATCCAGGGTGGCGATGAAGCCGCGGTGCGCGTCGTCGAAGGCCCGGCGATCGTCGAAGGGCAGCTGATCGAGCACCGCCCGGTTGGCGGTGGCGGTGTGCGCGGTGGCGGTCTGGGTGTTGCTGGACAAGAGAACTCCGTTTCGAGATGGGACAACAGTGCGGGCAGGTGCCGCGGTCAGGAGATGGGTGAGCCGGCCGCGATGAGTCGGGCGGTGTCACGTTCGGGACGGATGAGGGTGATGGCCAGGACTCCGCCGACCACCACGATGACGCCGGTGAGCGCGAAGACCACGGTGTAGCCGGAGTGCGGATCGCCGCCTGCGTGATCGATGAGGACACCGGCGACGAACGGGGCGATCACACCGGCCAGCGAGTACAGCCCGACGAACGCCCCGAGCACGACGCCGCGCTGACCGACCGGCGAGATCTCACTGCACGCGGTGGCGCCTGCGGCGAGCGCCACGCCGGACAACCCCAGCCCGAGCGCCATCAACAGCAGTATCAGGGCACTCGCGTGCACATAGCCGAACACGAGGATGCAGACACCGCCCACCACCACGATGACGCCGGGCATGATGCCTCGCGCGGCGCTGCTCGAACGGCCGTTACGCATCATGCGTTGGGTGGCGAAACCCTGGGCGAGCAAGGCGATCATCCCGACCAGCCATGGCAGTGCCGTGAGCGTCCCGGCGGCGGACTTGCTGTGGCCCAGGTCGTCGGTCAGGAACGCCGGCACCCACGAGATGAGCAGCGCGAGCGACCAGTACGCGGCAAACGCGCTCAGGGCGGCACCGAGCCAGGTGCGCGACGACAGAATCCTGCGCAGCGGCACCCGCACCTGATCGATGGGGCGCACGGCGTCGGCGGTCGACGTCGTCGACTGCACGTCGACCGGGCCGTCGCGTCCCACGAACAGCCACACCACACACCACACCGCCCCGACGGCGGCCACGAGTACAAACGCCGACCGCCAGCCGTGCGCGGAGATCACCCACGACAGCACGGGCGCACCGATGATCACCCCGATCGACGTCGCGGTGCTCACCAACGCCGTCGGCATCCCGCGATCGGCGTCGGAGAACCACTTGTGCACGGCGTGCTGTGCCACGCCGAAGGCGGGCCCTTCGGCGGCACCGAGAACGACACGCGACAGCAGGATCACCGTGAATCCTGCCGGACCGATGACCGGCAACATCGCGACCGACCAGATCAGCGCCAGCACGAGCAGCACCTTGCGAGTGCTGAATCGGTCGGCGAGATGGCCGACGACCAGTGCCGAGATGCTGAACAACAGGAAGAACGCACTCGAGATGGTGCCGTATTGCGC contains:
- a CDS encoding YidH family protein — translated: MTRQSTSQVPEAAAQGSGVQESGVQDAEPDYRFTLANERTFLAWIRTALALLAAGVAADELIGGGAGNIDHSVLAVTCVVVATLLSLGAFHRWRRVQSAMRRSDPLPPASIVRITVGGVCAIALVCVVVVIL
- a CDS encoding DUF202 domain-containing protein translates to MTTTERDPGLQPERTLLAWRRTTLTAVGVLLLCCRALAVGQTVAHVVAVALSGALVCALCVGMRQRARRYQENPRCAEHASTVLLWVIAVVIGCVGVVSALG
- a CDS encoding alkyl/aryl-sulfatase, encoding MSSNTQTATAHTATANRAVLDQLPFDDRRAFDDAHRGFIATLDPMVITDDTGRVVWDLERFTFLQGDAPATVNPSLWRMSQLHTAHGLFQVADRIFQVRGFDISNMTVIEGDTGYVVVDPLTSVECARAAMDLVREHLGDKPIRAIIYTHSHADHFGGVKGIVSDDEVAGGTVRIVAPLGFLEHAVSENVYAGNAMTRRAQYMYGQNLPVDAAGVISTGLGIALSKGQMSLLEPTDVISGTSQELVLDGVRFEFQYTPDSEAPAEMHFYLPDMRALCMAENVSHHMHNLYTPRGAQIRDAVGWSRYIDEALRRYGAVTDVMFICHQWPVWGTRSVCEFLAEQRDLYRYIHDETLRLAAHGYTMIEIAEMVELPEGLATSWIARGYYGSLNHNVKAVYQKYLGFFDGNPAHLHPHPPVEAGQRYVEFMGGADAVLNKARKSFDDGDYRWVAEVVNHVVFAEPNNQAARELQADALEQLGYQSESAPWRNFYLTGAQDLREGAHSDEAALGAGEVIAAMTVDMLFDYLAIRLNGPKAGGQSFAMQVQLTDTGESRRVELVHGVLNCTPAQPDDHTDTTLCLPKAALTGLALGAVALADAVAAGQAQISGDEEPAYLLFALLDTFARTFNIVTP
- a CDS encoding MFS transporter, translating into MDQSATRQRGAPDHLPPAVTEPGEWRDTGRPSRSGAATIGGTRAWVITAMLMVLMMINFADKAVLGLAATSIREEFGLTAAQYGTISSAFFLLFSISALVVGHLADRFSTRKVLLVLALIWSVAMLPVIGPAGFTVILLSRVVLGAAEGPAFGVAQHAVHKWFSDADRGMPTALVSTATSIGVIIGAPVLSWVISAHGWRSAFVLVAAVGAVWCVVWLFVGRDGPVDVQSTTSTADAVRPIDQVRVPLRRILSSRTWLGAALSAFAAYWSLALLISWVPAFLTDDLGHSKSAAGTLTALPWLVGMIALLAQGFATQRMMRNGRSSSAARGIMPGVIVVVGGVCILVFGYVHASALILLLMALGLGLSGVALAAGATACSEISPVGQRGVVLGAFVGLYSLAGVIAPFVAGVLIDHAGGDPHSGYTVVFALTGVIVVVGGVLAITLIRPERDTARLIAAGSPIS
- a CDS encoding DUF3558 family protein, which gives rise to MKYRSRLLLTIPALSVALLLSACGEDSADDTAQQATGQSETAASRGAPVQSPTALTAEAICAALTPQDIAPLTDGDVTKQPEPKDDRGLPGCEWPVSDGYGSLEMDVFKPFDVSIILDSAVVRQFPVGDGTVYQQTKDDASTCRALVKTPDTPKGFVLRVRLDGQADASKLCESAIPQTEKVLKALGW
- a CDS encoding WXG100 family type VII secretion target — protein: MLKAEPDWISGLGNHVLALNANVLRTVNLVNSHSGSTGEFKGLMDNLKDPIDTLCRATVRRQSTLGPAMQGTSVNLKQAAWNYTSTDHEAALGIAHTRTQEYNTNPFIPPAEVMLGTADDPVIRIPVVDDVPHARLLAAPREIDVVPPPNENVDWNALIEESAGWLADADSFIEDLSGWSPIREALEPVAGNWMELKRIGKTYGKSGGAFDTVAGDLTSGHGEIDEHWNGQAAVAYSAYSTEMVKGLNWEGSVGRLVEQGLSLSADQLESAAKAIIELVQKGLSRIVKVDSFTGALKLAAKVVPGAGTAAAIAEVSHLLLEVSFAVEDLIRELKSSIDAVSTFIEFCNDPIGFAHGRAEDKVKEELKPFTDFLEKAQSTRQLVIDVDTALDLERLSDRPTAAYNPGSGPEIWEDEP
- a CDS encoding alpha/beta fold hydrolase, encoding MFITEQGSGVPVILCHGFPGLGYSWRHQIPAIADAGWHAVAPDMRGYGHSSRPTDVAAYDRTTTVADIEGLLDALDADRAIFAGHDFGAQLTWDLARWIPDRVAGLIQLSVPLTPRVPVSPSTIYTAMARDHFLHFHYFQQPGLAEQELDNNADEFLRRIFWALSDVDRYLTCWEHPSEGNGYLDVLPPAPPLPWPWLSTDEFDHYVAEFRRTGFTGGLNWYRAADAVWEQNTEIGDAEIHTPTLFVVGDRDPVLGMMGRDPLGSMKQLVPGLRHVETVPGAGHFVQMQEPDRVNAAILEFLNGV